A genomic stretch from Halalkalibacillus sediminis includes:
- a CDS encoding CvpA family protein, translated as MLNIILLILLILGFLIGLKRGFILQVFHLAGFIVAFLVALLYYRDLGDQLELWIPFPAPSDGHFWSSFFQSDVIEGAFYYGISFFAIFFTVKILMQIIANLLDFVAHFPVLHSVNNLLGAIVGFIEMYLIIFVVLFVLSLVPSGFVQDFVSQSSLATFIIEQTPVFSEQLKEKWFTEIERNA; from the coding sequence ATGTTGAATATTATTTTATTAATACTACTTATTTTAGGATTTTTAATCGGGCTTAAACGTGGGTTTATCTTGCAAGTATTTCACTTAGCAGGCTTCATCGTAGCATTTCTTGTGGCCCTCTTGTACTATAGGGATTTAGGAGATCAACTAGAATTATGGATCCCTTTCCCTGCACCATCAGATGGTCATTTCTGGTCTAGCTTTTTCCAGTCAGATGTGATTGAAGGTGCTTTTTATTACGGAATCTCCTTCTTTGCAATATTTTTCACGGTGAAAATATTAATGCAAATCATTGCTAATTTGCTAGACTTTGTAGCACATTTTCCTGTCTTACATAGTGTCAATAATTTGCTTGGAGCAATAGTAGGTTTTATAGAGATGTACTTGATCATTTTTGTCGTTCTATTTGTCCTTTCGTTGGTTCCATCAGGTTTCGTTCAAGACTTTGTAAGTCAGTCATCACTAGCTACATTTATTATTGAACAAACGCCCGTTTTTTCAGAACAATTGAAGGAAAAATGGTTTACAGAGATTGAGAGAAATGCTTAG
- the rnhC gene encoding ribonuclease HIII: MAELIDMNIFQKEFDMGQTVIKVDQDTIFKMKKHYHSSISSKQPPHATFVAKKNGLTITAYTSGKVMFQGDQHEEEASLWGSGVKSNNKKKSSGEPELPKFLSQDHIGSDEAGTGDYFGPITVGAVFATAQQQELLRELGVQDSKNMKDDTIKKIVKDILKTDIVYSTVTLSNEKYNSLKQKNWSQVRMKAWMHHQAIKHVIGKLDGQESKGILVDKFCEPGIFYNKIRASNEQPLEGMTFLTKGESKSTCVAAASMLARYRFVQEMDKLSGMVGFNLQKGASNIVDKQIKRIINSKGEPFLDKIAKVHFANTDKAKKL; the protein is encoded by the coding sequence TTGGCAGAATTAATAGATATGAATATTTTTCAAAAGGAGTTCGACATGGGACAGACCGTCATTAAAGTAGATCAAGATACGATATTCAAAATGAAAAAACATTACCACTCATCCATTTCATCTAAACAACCTCCACACGCAACCTTTGTTGCTAAAAAAAACGGGCTGACAATTACAGCCTATACATCTGGAAAAGTCATGTTCCAAGGGGATCAGCATGAAGAAGAAGCTTCTCTATGGGGAAGTGGAGTGAAGTCTAATAATAAGAAAAAATCATCAGGCGAGCCTGAACTTCCTAAGTTCCTTTCACAAGATCATATTGGCTCTGATGAAGCAGGAACAGGTGATTACTTTGGTCCAATTACGGTAGGAGCTGTTTTTGCAACTGCACAGCAACAAGAATTATTGCGTGAATTAGGCGTGCAAGATTCGAAAAATATGAAAGACGATACGATCAAGAAAATCGTCAAAGATATTTTGAAAACGGACATCGTTTATAGCACGGTTACATTGTCGAATGAAAAATACAATTCACTAAAACAGAAAAATTGGTCGCAAGTACGAATGAAAGCATGGATGCACCATCAAGCAATTAAACACGTGATTGGAAAACTAGATGGGCAAGAGTCAAAAGGCATTCTCGTCGATAAATTTTGTGAACCAGGGATTTTTTATAATAAAATTCGCGCGTCGAACGAGCAACCACTTGAAGGAATGACTTTCTTAACAAAAGGAGAAAGCAAATCCACCTGTGTTGCGGCCGCTTCCATGCTTGCAAGATATCGCTTTGTTCAAGAAATGGATAAACTATCTGGAATGGTTGGTTTCAACTTACAAAAAGGTGCCTCAAACATCGTTGACAAACAGATTAAGCGAATCATCAATTCTAAAGGAGAACCTTTCTTAGATAAAATCGCGAAAGTTCATTTTGCTAATACAGACAAAGCCAAGAAGTTGTAG
- the zapA gene encoding cell division protein ZapA: MSQNGKSKITVEIHNRKYTVVGEESSDHIKKVASMVDQKMDEIRHAKPSIDSAQLAVLTALNTMNDYMKLKEDYNHLKQQQSFNQKSMNNNTNQKQFNYKDRKEDRR, from the coding sequence ATGTCGCAAAATGGAAAGTCAAAAATCACGGTTGAAATTCATAACCGTAAATATACTGTTGTAGGCGAAGAATCATCCGATCATATCAAAAAGGTAGCAAGTATGGTGGATCAAAAAATGGATGAGATTAGACATGCAAAACCGTCGATCGACTCTGCTCAGCTTGCTGTTTTAACAGCTCTTAATACAATGAACGATTATATGAAACTTAAAGAAGACTATAATCATTTGAAGCAACAACAATCATTCAATCAAAAATCAATGAACAACAATACAAATCAAAAACAGTTTAACTATAAAGATAGGAAAGAGGATCGCAGGTAA